The genomic region AAATTGAAAAAGATTATACCATTTATGGAGATGAATGTATTTTTGGAGCAGGAAAAGTTATCCGAGATGGAATGGGACAACATCCATTAGTAACGAACAATGAAGGAGTTTTAGATTTAGTATTAACTAATGCCGTGATTATTGATTATTGGGGGATTGTAAAAGCAGATATTGGAATAAAAAATGGAGTGATTGTTGGGATTGGAAAAGCAGGAAATCCATATTTTATGGATGGAGTAACTCCAAATATGTATATTGGAGTGGGGACTGAAATAATCTCTTCAGAAAAGATGATTGTGACAGCTGGAAGTGTAGATAGTCATGTTCATTTTATATGTCCACAATTATTTGAAGTAGCATTAGAAAATGGAACAACAACTATTGTTGGTGGAGGATCCGGTCCTACTACAGGAACTATAGCAACTAATTGTACTTCTGGAGTATGGAATATTCAACGAATGTTAAAAAGTACCGATCACATTCCGATAAACTTTGTTTTTCTTGCGAGTGGTAGCAGTTCTAATCCTGAAGCTTTAATTGAACAAATAAAGGCTGGTGCAGGTGGATTAAAAATTCATGAAGATTGGGGAAGTACTCCATATGTTATAGATCAGTGTTTAGAAGTATCGGAAAAATTAGATGTACAAGTTAATATTCATACAGATTCCTTAAACGAATCAGGTTATGTAGAGGATACCTTAAAAATATTTAAAAATAGAACCATTCATACTTATCATACAGAAGGTGCAGGTGGAGGACATTCTCCGGATTTATTGAAAGTTATATCTTATTTGAATGTTTTACCATCATCTACAAGTCCAACTATGCCTTATACTTATAACACTGTTGATGAGCATTTAGATATGTTAATGATATGTCATCATTTAGATTCTAATCTTCCAGAAGATATTGCTTTTGCAAAATCACGTATTAGATCTGAAACGATTAGTGCAGAGGGGGTATTACATGACATAGGAGCTATTAGTATGATCAATTCTGATTCTCAAGCTATGGGAAGAATTGGAGAGATAATAAAACGTACTTGGCAAACGGCTGATAAAATGAAAAAACAGAGAGGATCTTTAAATAAAGATTCTCATAAAAATGATAATTTTAGAGTAAAAAGATATATATCTAAATATACCATAAATCCTGCTATTACTCATGGAATTTCAGAATATGTTGGGTCAATTCATCTTGGAAAAATGGCAGATTTAGTTTTATGGAAACCGTCTTTTTTTGGAGTCAAACCGGAATTAGTAATCAAAAGTGGAATGATTGTCTACGCCAGCATGGGAGATCCTAATGCTACTATTCCTACTCCTCAACCATTTATGTATCGTAAAATGTTTGGTTTTTTTGAACCAAAATTGAGTAGTATTTTTATTTCTATCCATGCGATAAACGATGGATTTATAGAAAAAAATGAAATAAAAAAGCAACTTAAAATAGTAAAAGGATGTCGGATTTTATCTAAAAAAGATATGATATTAAATGGAGTGACTCCAGATATAAAAATAGATCCAAAAACCTATAGCGTTTATATAGATGGAGAAAAAATAAGATCCCATCCATCGGATATTTTACCTCTTTCTCAAAGATATTTTTTATTCTAAATTTTATGAATAGATAAAAAAAATACCCAGAGCGGGATTCGAACCCGCATGATTTCAAATCACTGGATTTTGAGTCTAGCGCGTCTACCTATTCCGCCATCTGGATTCTTTAGATATCTTCTATTATTTATTAAAAAAAAATAGTATTAAACTATTTTTTTTTCTATTTTTTTATGTATATCTATATGATATAAAAAATTAACATAATATCAAAATATAGCGTATAAATGATCTTTAATAAATAAGTTTATGTATTATAATTTTTGATTTTTTTAAAAAATTTAATCCATCATTTTTTTCGGAATATTTATGTAAATATACCACTCTTTTAATTTTAGATTGATGAATCAATTTACTACATTCTTTGCATGGAGAATGTGTAATATATAAATACGAATCTTTACAAGATTTTGAAGAAAAAGCCATTTTTAATATAGCATTTGCTTCTGCATGTAAAACATACCATTTAGTATTTCCATTTTGATCTTCACATATATTATCAAATCCACTTGGAGTTCCATTATATCCATAGGATATAATCCGATGATTTTTTACTATAATAGCTCCTACTTTTTTATTTTTACAATAAGATAATTTAGAATATTTTATGGCTTTATTCATATAAATTATATCCTTTTTTTTATAAATTTCACAATTCATTATAAAATATTTTATGGAAAAAAAACATGGATTACGTAATATAGAAATTAAAAATTTAATCAAGATTTATAAAAAAAAAAAGGAGAATAAAATGTTCCTTGTTGAAGGAGTCAAAGAATTTGAAATGGCTATAATAGGAAATTATAGACCAATAGGAATATTTATATGTAAAAATATATTTTATCAAAATAATATGATAAAATCCTTTCATAATATTGTATTTATTATTAATATAAAAACTTTTCAAAAATTAGCATGTAGAAAAAATTCAGGTGGAATAATTGCCTTATTTAAGGAAAAAAAATTTTTTAGTTTAGAAAGTATAAAAGTTCCTAAAAATCCTTTTATTCTTATATTGGATGGAATAGAAAAACCCGGAAACTTGGGATCTATATTCAGGACTGCTGATGCAGCAGGAGTACATTTTATTATATTATGTAATACGAAAACATATATTTTTAATCCTAATGTCATTAGATGTAGTGTAGGATGTGTTTTTACAAAAAGAATTTTTATAGAAAAAATAAAATCAATTATTTCTTGGTTACAAGAAAAAAACATAGAAATTGTAGTAACAGGATTCCATAATAAAAAATCTAAAAAATTATATCAAACTAAATTTTCTTCACATTTAGCTATTGTTTTAGGTTCCGAAAGCAAAGGAGTATCCAATATATGGTTTAATATATCCGATCAAATAATAACGATTCCTATGTTTGGATCTATCGATTCTATGAATGTAAGTAATGCAACATCTGTAATTATCTATGAAATAATTAGACAAAGAAATACATATAAGTTTTCTAAATAGTTTTTTTTAAATTTTCTTTTTCATATACATGATCTATTTTCAATTTTTTACTTTTGGATGCTTCTACAGATAATCGATCGCAATAATCATTAATATAATGAAGATAATGACCTTTAACCCATTGAAAAATAATAAAATGTTTATGAAATAAATTTAAAAATCGTATCCATAAATCCACATTTTTTTTTTTTTTAAAGTTATTTTTTTTCCATTTAAAAATCCAATTTTTTTGAATAGAATTTATTATATATTTAGAATCAGTAAAAATAATAATATTTTGTTTTTTTTTCGTAATTTTTTCTAGACCAACTATTATAGCTAATAGCTCCATCCTATTATTGGTTGTATAACGAAATCCTTCGGAAATAATTTTCCAATATGACGTTCCGGCAATTTCTATAAAAATTGCATATCCTCCTGGACCAGGATTCCCTTTAGAAGATCCGTCAGTGTAAATATGAATTTTTTTATTCACTAAAATATCTGTTTATTTTTTTCACGTTCAAATTTTTTTAATTGAAATTGGATTAAATTAAAACATTTTTCTTTTAGAAAGTTTTTGTCTTTTAAGGATAAGTTTTTTGTTAAAATAGAATGGTGTTGTTTGATACGTATTTTTCCAGGTCCTCCTTTTATAGGAGATTTAGGAAACTTTTTTTTTATATCAGCTATAGTAAATGGAATAATCGATATTTTTTTTATTATGGCTATATAAAAAGCTCCATTTTTAAAATGATCTAAAAAAATAGAGGGATTAGGAATTCCACCTTCTGGAAAGATACAAATACTTTTTCCAGAATCAATTTTTTTTTGTATTTGTTTAAATACTTGCATACAACTAGACAAATTTTTTCTATTTATTAATATATTACTTCTTTTATAAACAAATCCGAAAAAAGGAAGTTTAGCTAATTCCTTTTTTCCTACAAAAACTAAAGGATGATTTCTCATCAAAGAATAAATTAACATAATATCCATGATAGAACTGTGATTGCTAATAATCATATATTGTTTTTTTTTATCTAAAATTTCTTTATTTTTTTCTAATACATACCAAAAACCCATAAGAAAAAGATTACTTCTAGCCCAAATTTGGTAAAACCAATATGCGATATAATAATATTTCTCTTTAAATAGAAATGGAATTGAAGCTCCTGCTAATAATGGTATTAGAAATATATTTATTATAAAAAACCATATACGCCATAATAATATTAATGATACTTGAATAATTTTCATTAATTAACGAAATTTATCAATATATTGTAATTCATTCATATGATTTATCATAATGTATTTTGTTTTTATTTTTTTACTTTTTTTCAGATAAATTTTAAAAAATTTAAAACTTTTTTTTTATGTTTAAAAAATAATTCAAGAAATTTTTTTCTATAAAAATGGGTTTTATAAAAAAATCTGATATTTATATAAAGTATTTCCTGATACATGTATACA from Blattabacterium sp. (Cryptocercus punctulatus) str. Cpu harbors:
- a CDS encoding deaminase; translated protein: MNCEIYKKKDIIYMNKAIKYSKLSYCKNKKVGAIIVKNHRIISYGYNGTPSGFDNICEDQNGNTKWYVLHAEANAILKMAFSSKSCKDSYLYITHSPCKECSKLIHQSKIKRVVYLHKYSEKNDGLNFLKKSKIIIHKLIY
- a CDS encoding RNA methyltransferase — encoded protein: MEKKHGLRNIEIKNLIKIYKKKKENKMFLVEGVKEFEMAIIGNYRPIGIFICKNIFYQNNMIKSFHNIVFIINIKTFQKLACRKNSGGIIALFKEKKFFSLESIKVPKNPFILILDGIEKPGNLGSIFRTADAAGVHFIILCNTKTYIFNPNVIRCSVGCVFTKRIFIEKIKSIISWLQEKNIEIVVTGFHNKKSKKLYQTKFSSHLAIVLGSESKGVSNIWFNISDQIITIPMFGSIDSMNVSNATSVIIYEIIRQRNTYKFSK
- a CDS encoding ribonuclease HI, whose protein sequence is MNKKIHIYTDGSSKGNPGPGGYAIFIEIAGTSYWKIISEGFRYTTNNRMELLAIIVGLEKITKKKQNIIIFTDSKYIINSIQKNWIFKWKKNNFKKKKNVDLWIRFLNLFHKHFIIFQWVKGHYLHYINDYCDRLSVEASKSKKLKIDHVYEKENLKKTI
- the ureC gene encoding urease subunit alpha, which translates into the protein MKKIDRESYANMYGPTKGDKIRLGDTSLWIEIEKDYTIYGDECIFGAGKVIRDGMGQHPLVTNNEGVLDLVLTNAVIIDYWGIVKADIGIKNGVIVGIGKAGNPYFMDGVTPNMYIGVGTEIISSEKMIVTAGSVDSHVHFICPQLFEVALENGTTTIVGGGSGPTTGTIATNCTSGVWNIQRMLKSTDHIPINFVFLASGSSSNPEALIEQIKAGAGGLKIHEDWGSTPYVIDQCLEVSEKLDVQVNIHTDSLNESGYVEDTLKIFKNRTIHTYHTEGAGGGHSPDLLKVISYLNVLPSSTSPTMPYTYNTVDEHLDMLMICHHLDSNLPEDIAFAKSRIRSETISAEGVLHDIGAISMINSDSQAMGRIGEIIKRTWQTADKMKKQRGSLNKDSHKNDNFRVKRYISKYTINPAITHGISEYVGSIHLGKMADLVLWKPSFFGVKPELVIKSGMIVYASMGDPNATIPTPQPFMYRKMFGFFEPKLSSIFISIHAINDGFIEKNEIKKQLKIVKGCRILSKKDMILNGVTPDIKIDPKTYSVYIDGEKIRSHPSDILPLSQRYFLF
- a CDS encoding 1-acyl-sn-glycerol-3-phosphate acyltransferase, with amino-acid sequence MKIIQVSLILLWRIWFFIINIFLIPLLAGASIPFLFKEKYYYIAYWFYQIWARSNLFLMGFWYVLEKNKEILDKKKQYMIISNHSSIMDIMLIYSLMRNHPLVFVGKKELAKLPFFGFVYKRSNILINRKNLSSCMQVFKQIQKKIDSGKSICIFPEGGIPNPSIFLDHFKNGAFYIAIIKKISIIPFTIADIKKKFPKSPIKGGPGKIRIKQHHSILTKNLSLKDKNFLKEKCFNLIQFQLKKFEREKNKQIF